A window of Tautonia plasticadhaerens contains these coding sequences:
- a CDS encoding DUF3987 domain-containing protein, with amino-acid sequence MTRDAAADELWAASYPELSGGRPGLLGAVTSRAEAHAMRLAMLYALIDGCPMIHADHLQSALALWRYAERSAAHIFGDALGDPDADALLEALRASMPEGLTRTEIREGVFQKNKSSQRIAGTLRVLTAANLAFCRMEPTAGRSAERWFAGREPTP; translated from the coding sequence ATGACCCGGGACGCCGCCGCCGATGAGCTGTGGGCCGCCTCCTATCCCGAGTTGTCCGGGGGGCGGCCCGGCCTCCTCGGCGCCGTCACGTCGCGGGCCGAGGCCCACGCGATGCGCCTGGCCATGCTCTATGCCCTGATCGACGGATGCCCGATGATCCATGCCGATCATCTCCAATCCGCTCTGGCCCTCTGGCGGTACGCCGAACGGAGCGCCGCCCACATCTTCGGAGACGCCCTGGGCGACCCGGACGCCGACGCCTTGCTCGAGGCCCTCCGCGCCTCGATGCCCGAGGGGCTGACCCGGACCGAGATCCGGGAAGGTGTCTTCCAGAAGAACAAGTCGTCGCAGCGGATCGCGGGGACCCTCCGGGTGCTGACCGCTGCCAACCTGGCCTTCTGCCGGATGGAGCCAACAGCGGGACGATCGGCGGAGCGTTGGTTTGCAGGTAGGGAACCTACGCCATAA
- a CDS encoding helix-turn-helix transcriptional regulator, translating into MNCPTRTPSPEAAASPESSEPAELPPGIGQLAEMLAASLDRIAARMLAAEMAAAGIEPLVGIDEWAATLACSRREVERMRSARKLPPPDLSIGRSPRWKAATLRTWIDEQSRASGRGGR; encoded by the coding sequence ATGAACTGCCCGACCCGAACGCCCTCGCCTGAGGCCGCTGCAAGCCCCGAGTCGTCCGAGCCTGCCGAACTGCCCCCCGGCATCGGCCAATTGGCCGAGATGCTGGCCGCCTCGCTGGACCGGATCGCGGCCCGGATGCTGGCCGCCGAGATGGCCGCCGCTGGCATCGAGCCGCTGGTCGGGATCGACGAATGGGCCGCAACCCTGGCCTGTTCTCGACGCGAAGTCGAGCGAATGCGATCGGCCAGGAAGCTGCCCCCGCCGGACTTGTCGATCGGCCGGTCACCCCGGTGGAAGGCCGCCACGCTCCGGACCTGGATCGACGAGCAATCACGGGCCTCGGGCCGGGGGGGACGATGA
- a CDS encoding restriction endonuclease subunit S, with protein sequence MAKIDALVGEQRRLIELLKEKRQAVISHAVTKGLNPHAPMKPSGIEWLGDVPAHWSVTPVSHLCEQVTYGFTNPMPTTEEGPYLLTANDVDYGRVKYETARKTSYEAYRNDLTDKSRPKEGDVLITKDGTLGRVAVHDGRECCINQSVAKLNPKPELILPRFMATCLLGGIYQERMLFDAGGTTIKHIYISRLSKMPVCYPPLPEQKFLLSHLDNELARLDSLCSEGQRAIDLLLERRTALISAAVTGKIDVRGLAESEAA encoded by the coding sequence ATGGCGAAGATTGACGCGCTGGTGGGGGAGCAGAGGCGGCTGATTGAACTGCTGAAGGAAAAACGCCAGGCCGTCATCTCCCACGCCGTCACCAAGGGCCTGAACCCACACGCCCCCATGAAGCCCTCCGGCATCGAGTGGCTCGGCGACGTGCCAGCACATTGGAGCGTGACGCCAGTCTCTCACTTGTGCGAACAAGTCACCTATGGGTTCACGAACCCGATGCCTACTACCGAGGAGGGTCCGTATCTGCTGACCGCGAATGATGTGGATTACGGCCGAGTCAAGTACGAAACTGCCCGCAAGACAAGTTACGAAGCTTATCGAAACGACCTCACAGACAAGAGCCGACCTAAAGAGGGGGATGTCCTGATAACGAAGGATGGAACACTCGGCAGGGTCGCTGTCCACGATGGGCGAGAATGCTGTATAAACCAGTCGGTTGCAAAGCTCAATCCCAAGCCAGAATTGATTCTTCCCCGGTTTATGGCGACCTGTCTCCTTGGCGGGATCTACCAAGAGCGAATGCTATTTGATGCAGGAGGTACTACAATTAAGCATATTTATATTTCAAGACTATCAAAAATGCCCGTTTGTTATCCTCCTTTGCCGGAACAAAAGTTCTTGCTCTCGCATTTAGATAATGAACTCGCTCGTCTCGACTCGCTTTGCTCAGAAGGTCAAAGGGCAATCGACCTTCTTCTAGAGCGTCGAACCGCCCTCATCTCCGCCGCCGTCACCGGCAAGATTGACGTGCGCGGGCTGGCCGAGTCGGAGGCCGCATGA
- a CDS encoding proton-conducting transporter transmembrane domain-containing protein, producing MPELHLPWLGLCVLVPALGAIRVGLTKDPDSARRLGLVASGLALACAVAAWLDFGILGTSEARDGWAPLARLLPEDLLVLDALSAPLLPMSALICFLTNLATLRTKVREFSFARSLATEAVLLATLACKHPWGIVALLAAGTVPPFLELRARRRPTRVYAAHMAVFVALLCLGQALIADRGGAPGYSVLAVSLLTSAVLLRDGIVPVHCWMTDLFEHATFGTALLTVTPMVGAYGVTRLVLPVAPPWILQAISAASLFTALYAAGMALVQREARRFFCYLFLSHSSLVLVGLETATPVGLTGALSLWPSVALSLTGFGLALRCVESRVGRVSLADFHGLDAHVPLLAALFLLTGLAGIGFPGTAGFVGLELLVEGATRAMPLAGAGVVVVAALNGLAVMHAYFRIFTGRPREATIDLRIRLPERVAVLILTALILGGGLFPQPGVSSRYRAAVGLAEERAGRLLGTSTPPPRDPTAPAADRPGRRPRPSAGPHAAGAPVRPGRDGRRAGESPGRP from the coding sequence ATGCCCGAGTTGCACCTGCCCTGGCTGGGGCTCTGCGTCCTGGTCCCCGCGCTCGGGGCGATCCGGGTCGGGTTGACGAAGGACCCGGATTCCGCGAGGCGTCTGGGCCTCGTCGCGTCCGGCCTGGCCCTGGCCTGCGCCGTCGCGGCGTGGCTCGACTTCGGGATCCTGGGCACCTCGGAGGCCCGGGACGGCTGGGCCCCGCTGGCACGCCTGCTCCCCGAGGACCTGCTGGTCCTCGACGCGTTGAGCGCGCCGCTGCTGCCGATGTCCGCCCTGATCTGCTTCCTGACCAACCTGGCGACCCTGCGGACCAAGGTCCGCGAGTTCTCCTTTGCCCGGTCCCTGGCCACCGAGGCGGTCCTGCTGGCGACGCTGGCCTGCAAGCACCCCTGGGGGATCGTCGCCCTGCTGGCCGCCGGGACGGTGCCGCCCTTCCTGGAGCTTCGGGCGCGACGCAGGCCGACGCGGGTCTACGCGGCCCACATGGCCGTCTTCGTCGCGCTGCTCTGCCTGGGGCAGGCCCTGATCGCCGACCGGGGGGGGGCCCCGGGATACTCGGTGCTGGCCGTCTCGCTGCTGACCTCCGCCGTCCTGCTCAGGGACGGGATCGTCCCCGTCCACTGCTGGATGACCGACCTGTTCGAGCACGCCACCTTCGGGACCGCCCTGCTGACCGTCACGCCGATGGTGGGGGCCTATGGGGTGACCCGGCTGGTGCTGCCGGTCGCCCCCCCCTGGATCTTGCAGGCCATCTCCGCGGCCTCGCTCTTCACGGCGCTCTACGCCGCGGGCATGGCGCTGGTGCAGCGGGAGGCCCGCCGCTTCTTCTGCTACCTGTTCCTCAGCCACTCGTCGCTCGTGCTGGTCGGGCTCGAGACCGCCACCCCGGTCGGCCTGACGGGGGCGCTGAGCCTGTGGCCCTCGGTGGCGCTATCCCTGACGGGCTTCGGCCTGGCGTTGCGCTGCGTCGAGTCGCGCGTGGGGCGCGTCTCGCTGGCGGACTTCCACGGCCTGGACGCCCACGTCCCGCTGCTGGCCGCCCTGTTCTTGCTGACCGGCCTGGCGGGCATCGGATTCCCCGGGACGGCCGGGTTCGTCGGCCTGGAGCTGCTCGTCGAGGGGGCGACCCGGGCCATGCCCCTGGCGGGGGCGGGCGTGGTGGTCGTGGCCGCCCTCAACGGCCTGGCGGTGATGCATGCCTACTTCCGCATCTTCACCGGGAGGCCCCGAGAGGCCACGATCGACCTGCGGATCCGCCTCCCGGAGCGGGTCGCCGTCCTCATCCTGACCGCCCTGATCCTGGGCGGCGGCCTGTTCCCGCAGCCCGGCGTCTCGAGCCGCTATCGCGCCGCCGTCGGCCTCGCCGAGGAGCGGGCCGGGCGGCTCCTCGGCACCTCGACGCCCCCGCCGCGCGATCCCACAGCACCGGCCGCCGATCGCCCCGGTCGTCGACCTCGGCCGTCGGCCGGGCCCCACGCCGCCGGGGCCCCCGTGCGGCCAGGGCGGGACGGCCGGAGGGCGGGGGAATCGCCCGGCCGGCCGTGA
- a CDS encoding carbonic anhydrase, translated as MIDYVFRYDPSQPGVKRTPANAEEARQLLIEGNRVFSQWMATCRRGDSPTGDSQYVVPSSGLDPSTLSPTGGYPVQKPFAVVLGCSDARVPTEMLFGQGFNDLFVIRVAGNVMGNEVQGSIDFSTVALRDSVRVLVVLGHTNCGAVKGAVEAYLEPQKFWSRANSPYLRQIFQEIFVAVRESDNALRAAWGPEAPAQPRYRETLNDMAVCLNAAHTAFSLRQQVEAAGIWDIEVLFGAYDVCTYQVCMPIHPDEDLDAQKPELVNLAHAPTHPREFAALAARLATTLRRPGAPASESASVETSAEAGGDSDQ; from the coding sequence ATGATCGACTACGTCTTCCGGTACGACCCCTCGCAGCCCGGCGTCAAGCGCACGCCGGCCAACGCGGAGGAGGCGCGGCAGCTCCTGATCGAGGGCAACCGCGTCTTCTCCCAATGGATGGCGACGTGCCGTCGCGGCGACTCCCCCACGGGGGACTCCCAGTACGTCGTCCCCAGCAGCGGCCTGGATCCCTCGACCTTGAGCCCGACCGGCGGGTATCCGGTGCAGAAGCCGTTCGCGGTCGTCCTCGGCTGCTCCGACGCCCGAGTCCCGACCGAGATGCTCTTCGGCCAGGGCTTCAACGACCTCTTCGTCATCCGGGTGGCGGGGAACGTGATGGGCAACGAGGTCCAGGGGAGCATCGACTTCTCGACCGTGGCCCTGAGGGACAGCGTCCGCGTCCTGGTCGTGCTCGGCCACACCAACTGCGGCGCCGTCAAGGGGGCGGTCGAGGCGTATCTCGAGCCGCAGAAATTCTGGTCGCGGGCCAACTCGCCGTACTTGAGGCAGATCTTCCAGGAAATCTTCGTGGCCGTCCGCGAGTCGGACAACGCCCTCCGGGCCGCCTGGGGCCCGGAAGCCCCGGCGCAGCCGAGATACCGGGAGACCCTCAACGACATGGCGGTCTGCCTCAACGCCGCCCACACGGCCTTCTCCCTCCGCCAGCAGGTCGAGGCGGCGGGGATCTGGGACATCGAGGTGCTCTTCGGGGCCTACGACGTCTGTACCTATCAGGTCTGCATGCCGATCCACCCGGACGAGGACCTGGACGCCCAGAAACCCGAGCTGGTCAACCTCGCCCACGCCCCCACGCACCCCCGGGAGTTCGCGGCGCTCGCCGCCCGGCTGGCCACCACGCTCCGCCGGCCCGGCGCCCCCGCGTCCGAGTCCGCGTCGGTGGAGACGTCGGCGGAGGCGGGCGGCGACTCGGATCAATGA
- a CDS encoding chitobiase/beta-hexosaminidase C-terminal domain-containing protein: MAHEYAPEFPPQEADVSFGVPFDGASPDPSSMGLYFIDPTPGAPNSGGDASVLEPVSFSVPHGFYQSPISVGLGSPTPGATIRYTLDGSESTVDHGEIYTGPLAVTRTTILRAGAFKPGRAAPPTVAQTYIFLDDASRQSPQGQAPRAGRRPGATTWSTSGWTPPSWITPSSAARRWRPRSAPSRRSR, from the coding sequence GTGGCCCACGAATATGCCCCGGAGTTCCCGCCGCAGGAGGCGGACGTCTCCTTCGGGGTCCCCTTCGACGGCGCGTCACCGGATCCGTCGTCGATGGGCCTTTATTTCATCGACCCGACCCCCGGCGCGCCCAACTCGGGGGGCGACGCCAGCGTGCTGGAGCCGGTCTCCTTCAGCGTGCCGCACGGGTTCTATCAGTCGCCGATCTCGGTCGGGCTGGGTTCCCCCACCCCCGGCGCCACGATCCGATACACCCTCGACGGCAGCGAGTCGACCGTCGACCACGGCGAGATCTACACCGGCCCCCTCGCCGTCACCCGGACCACGATCCTCAGGGCCGGCGCGTTCAAGCCGGGCCGGGCCGCCCCGCCGACGGTCGCACAGACCTACATCTTCCTCGATGACGCGTCGCGGCAGTCCCCCCAGGGCCAGGCCCCCCGGGCTGGCCGACGACCTGGGGCGACCACGTGGTCGACCTCGGGATGGACCCCGCCATCGTGGATCACCCCGAGTTCGGCGGCGAGGCGCTGGAGGCCGCGCTCCGCTCCATCCCGACGATCTCGCTGA
- a CDS encoding IS630 family transposase (programmed frameshift), producing the protein MKKYIVTLTADERQALLDLISAGKASALKLAHARILLKADAAEGGPAWPDDRIAEAVEVSVATIERVRQRFVEQGLEAALVRKTQARPSRQRALDGRAEAKLIALACSEPPDGRKAWTMRLLADKLVELEIVPSISDETVRRSLKKGELRPHLKQQWCIPPEANAEFVAAMEDVLEVYHRPYDETRPLVCLDEASKQLIGETVVPIPAAPGRLERFDHEYVRNGTANLFMVTMPLLGWRAVHVTERRTALDFAEVVRWLVEEVHEEAEKVVLVMDNLNTHKIASLYEAFPPERARRIAGKLEIHHTPKHGSWLNMAEIELSVLARQCLDRRIGSSEELKREVAAWEEDRNERMVGIRWQFTTADARIKLHRLYPATQ; encoded by the exons ATGAAGAAGTACATCGTGACGCTCACCGCCGACGAACGCCAGGCCCTCCTCGATCTCATCTCCGCCGGCAAGGCCTCCGCTCTGAAACTGGCCCATGCCCGCATCCTCCTCAAGGCTGATGCCGCCGAGGGCGGGCCCGCCTGGCCCGACGACCGCATCGCCGAGGCCGTCGAGGTCTCTGTCGCCACCATCGAGCGGGTCCGCCAGCGGTTCGTCGAGCAGGGCCTGGAGGCCGCCCTGGTCCGCAAGACGCAGGCCCGTCCCAGCCGCCAGCGGGCCCTCGACGGCCGGGCCGAGGCGAAGTTGATCGCCCTGGCCTGCTCGGAGCCCCCCGACGGCCGCAAGGCCTGGACGATGCGATTGCTGGCCGACAAGCTCGTCGAGTTGGAGATCGTCCCCTCGATCTCCGACGAGACGGTGCGCCGCTCTTTGAAAAAAG GCGAACTGAGGCCGCATCTGAAGCAGCAGTGGTGCATCCCGCCGGAGGCGAACGCCGAGTTCGTGGCGGCGATGGAGGACGTGCTGGAGGTCTACCACCGGCCCTACGACGAGACGCGACCGCTGGTCTGCCTCGACGAGGCGAGCAAGCAACTGATCGGCGAGACGGTCGTGCCGATCCCGGCAGCGCCAGGGCGGCTCGAGCGGTTCGATCACGAATACGTCCGCAACGGGACGGCCAACCTGTTCATGGTGACGATGCCGCTGCTGGGGTGGCGTGCGGTCCACGTCACCGAGCGTCGGACGGCGTTGGACTTCGCCGAGGTGGTGCGTTGGCTGGTGGAGGAGGTGCACGAGGAGGCGGAGAAGGTCGTGCTGGTGATGGACAACCTGAACACGCACAAGATCGCCTCGCTGTACGAGGCGTTCCCGCCGGAGCGGGCCCGTCGGATCGCCGGGAAGTTGGAGATCCACCACACGCCGAAGCACGGGAGTTGGCTGAACATGGCGGAGATCGAGCTGTCGGTGCTGGCGAGGCAGTGCCTGGACCGGCGGATCGGGTCGAGCGAGGAACTGAAGCGGGAGGTCGCGGCGTGGGAGGAGGACCGCAACGAGCGGATGGTGGGCATTCGGTGGCAGTTCACCACGGCGGATGCCCGGATCAAACTGCACCGACTATACCCGGCAACTCAATAG
- a CDS encoding IS630 family transposase (programmed frameshift) translates to MAKKYVLKLTAEERAELARLVRKGNIAGWKVQRAQALLKCDQGPDGPAWPDAKIAEAFGVTTRSLESWRKRAVEHGPMALLQRRPRTPSAVPKLGGENEARLTALACSQPPRGLARWSLRLLAERLVELEVVAAVSHETVRRSLKKGALKPWLRRMWCIPPEQDAAFVCQMEQVLEAYRRPYDPRRPVVCMDEQPKQLIAEARRPSPAAPGRPARVDYEYVREGTCTVWMFVEPLAGWRDVRVTEAKTAVDWAHRVQRLVDDPRHAEAERITLVCDNLVTHSLASLYKAFEPAEALRLARRLELVHTPKHGSWLNVAEIELSVLTRQCLDRRIAVQDEVAGEAGAWGERRNAKQVGVEWHFTTEDARIKLRHLYPKINE, encoded by the exons ATGGCAAAGAAGTACGTCCTGAAGCTGACGGCCGAAGAGCGGGCCGAGCTGGCTCGCCTGGTCCGCAAGGGCAACATCGCCGGCTGGAAGGTGCAGCGGGCTCAGGCCCTGCTCAAGTGCGACCAGGGGCCCGACGGGCCGGCCTGGCCCGACGCGAAGATCGCCGAGGCGTTCGGCGTCACGACCCGCAGCCTGGAGTCGTGGCGCAAGCGGGCCGTCGAGCACGGGCCGATGGCGCTGCTGCAGCGCAGGCCGCGGACCCCGTCGGCGGTCCCCAAACTCGGCGGCGAGAACGAGGCGCGGTTGACGGCCCTGGCCTGCTCGCAGCCGCCCAGGGGCCTGGCCCGCTGGTCGCTCCGGCTGCTGGCCGAGCGCCTGGTGGAGTTGGAGGTCGTCGCGGCGGTCTCGCACGAGACCGTCCGCCGCTCTTTGAAAAAAG GCGCGCTGAAGCCGTGGCTCAGGCGGATGTGGTGCATCCCGCCGGAGCAGGACGCGGCCTTCGTCTGCCAGATGGAGCAGGTCCTGGAGGCCTACCGGCGCCCGTATGATCCGAGGCGCCCCGTCGTCTGCATGGACGAACAGCCCAAGCAGCTGATCGCCGAGGCGCGGCGGCCATCGCCGGCGGCGCCCGGACGCCCGGCCCGGGTCGACTACGAGTATGTCCGCGAGGGGACCTGCACGGTGTGGATGTTCGTCGAGCCGCTGGCCGGCTGGCGCGACGTGCGCGTGACCGAGGCGAAGACGGCCGTGGACTGGGCCCACCGGGTGCAGCGGCTGGTGGACGACCCGCGCCACGCCGAGGCCGAGCGGATCACGCTGGTCTGCGACAACCTCGTGACCCATTCGCTGGCGTCGCTGTACAAGGCGTTCGAGCCGGCCGAGGCCTTGCGGTTGGCGCGGCGACTGGAGCTGGTGCACACGCCGAAGCACGGCAGCTGGCTGAACGTCGCCGAGATCGAGCTGTCGGTGTTGACGCGGCAGTGCCTGGACCGGCGCATCGCGGTGCAGGACGAGGTGGCCGGGGAGGCCGGCGCCTGGGGCGAGCGCCGGAACGCCAAACAGGTGGGCGTCGAGTGGCACTTCACCACCGAGGACGCCCGGATCAAGCTGAGGCACCTCTACCCGAAGATTAACGAGTGA
- a CDS encoding proton-conducting transporter transmembrane domain-containing protein, whose amino-acid sequence MTIEAIYAVLGTCVIASPALLLAVLGTAPLLGRPLGEGATARWTGSCVVFGLGSALGVLALMLASGSRFVPIELGDWVAIPQERFHFHLKFVFDRLSVPFALLTFVLVGTIGAFADRYLHREPGYGRFFRCFAVFLLGMVVASLAGTIETLFLGWELVGLSSALLVAFFHERAAPVLNAQRVWSVYRISDAAFLLAAVALHHVSGEGDFEGLMGAGPWPGGEAALTPGQALGVGTLLLVAAAGKSALIPFSGWLPRAMEGPTPSSAVFYGALSVHLGAFLLLRVSPILDRSAWLCAAVVAIGLGTALFAAVAGRVQADAKGALAYASLTQVGIITAEIGLGLRYIPLVHIIGHACLRTLQLLRAPSLLHDYHLLEDAVGGHLRVEHGPAAHRFPERVRRGLYRVGFDRGQFDAALDRFVVRPFVLAFGWCDRMERRWTDLLAGTASRESDSVSPSAPIGEEP is encoded by the coding sequence ATGACTATCGAGGCGATCTACGCCGTCCTCGGCACCTGCGTCATCGCGTCCCCGGCGTTGCTGCTGGCGGTCCTGGGGACCGCCCCCCTGCTGGGCCGGCCGCTGGGCGAGGGCGCGACGGCCCGCTGGACCGGCTCGTGCGTCGTCTTCGGGCTCGGCTCGGCCCTGGGGGTGCTCGCCCTGATGCTCGCCTCGGGCTCCCGGTTCGTGCCCATCGAGCTGGGAGACTGGGTGGCGATCCCGCAGGAACGCTTCCACTTCCACCTGAAGTTCGTCTTCGACCGGCTCTCGGTCCCCTTCGCCCTACTCACGTTCGTCCTCGTGGGGACGATTGGGGCCTTCGCCGACCGCTACCTGCACCGCGAGCCCGGGTACGGCCGGTTCTTCCGCTGCTTCGCCGTCTTCCTGCTCGGGATGGTCGTCGCCTCGCTGGCCGGGACGATCGAGACGCTGTTCCTCGGCTGGGAGCTGGTCGGGCTCTCCTCGGCCCTGCTCGTGGCGTTCTTCCACGAGCGGGCGGCGCCGGTGCTCAACGCCCAGCGGGTGTGGTCGGTGTACCGGATCTCCGACGCCGCCTTCCTGCTCGCGGCCGTCGCCCTGCACCACGTCTCGGGGGAGGGCGACTTCGAGGGGCTGATGGGGGCGGGGCCGTGGCCGGGGGGGGAGGCGGCCCTCACCCCCGGCCAGGCCCTGGGCGTGGGGACGCTGCTGCTGGTCGCGGCCGCCGGTAAGTCGGCCCTCATCCCGTTCTCGGGATGGTTGCCGAGGGCGATGGAGGGGCCCACGCCGTCGAGCGCGGTCTTCTACGGGGCGCTCTCGGTGCACCTGGGCGCCTTCCTGCTGCTCCGCGTCAGCCCGATCCTCGATCGCTCGGCCTGGCTGTGCGCCGCGGTGGTGGCGATCGGCCTGGGCACGGCCTTGTTCGCGGCGGTCGCCGGCCGCGTCCAGGCCGACGCCAAGGGGGCCCTGGCCTATGCCTCCCTGACGCAGGTCGGCATCATCACGGCCGAGATCGGCCTGGGCCTGCGGTACATCCCGCTGGTCCACATCATCGGCCACGCCTGCCTGCGGACGCTCCAGCTGCTCCGGGCGCCCTCGCTGCTCCACGACTATCACCTGCTCGAGGACGCCGTCGGCGGGCACCTCCGCGTCGAGCACGGCCCCGCGGCGCATCGGTTCCCCGAACGGGTCCGCCGGGGCCTCTATCGCGTGGGCTTCGACCGGGGCCAGTTCGACGCGGCGCTGGACCGGTTCGTCGTCCGGCCCTTCGTGCTCGCCTTCGGCTGGTGCGACCGGATGGAACGCCGCTGGACCGACCTGCTGGCCGGAACCGCGTCCCGCGAGTCGGATTCGGTCTCCCCCTCCGCTCCGATCGGCGAGGAGCCGTGA